TTCTCTTTCATCACACGGTAATCAATACCAATAGCAATCTATACATGGTCTTTTTAATTTGTACATGCACTTAGCTCATTGCGGGTTAGGTAATTAAAGAGGAGAGAGATGGTGGCTTGCCCCTTTCCAATGCATTTTTACTTAACTCCGTAATTTGTCCTAAAATTTCTAAATGCACACTCttcaccggacggagggagtacttccatTTTGTGCCAATCAAAAAAGAAATACAATTCCTCTAGATTGACCCTGATGTTctaaaaagaataaaaaaattcCCTACAAAAATGTGTCCCGATAATTGTACGTTCTAAACAAAAATGTGTCACAAAAAAATTATGCGCATATGTAAAACGTTAGACTTCATTGACCTTACTCAGCTCGGAAACATAAATGTACTCATCAGTTTTCGGCCAATTTCTTCTTCTATATGCAAAAAAGACACCAATTTCTTCTTCTATATGCAAAAAAGACAGAGCTTTGTCGGTCACTAAAAGAAGTAAACCAGTTCTTCATGTGATTTTCTGATTGCatgttttcttttggtttttttTTGTGTTGACTTGCATTTTTAATTATGTTTTGGTGGTGTTTTTTTTCATTCTTATATCGTGTCGGGTTGCTATTGGAGACAATATTTGTTCGGAGAGACTAGGTTGTGTTGTTTTACAAGTTTCGGCCTTGGTGCCAGACGGTGATTGTTGTTTGAACCTTTTGCTAGCTCCTATTCCGCGCTGAAACCATGGAACTACTGCTATAACACtcacatgggccggcccatgaagcTCTCGCTCGCTTAGCTTGGCTCGCTGCTCCTGTCGTTCGCTTACTTTTTTTTGCTCGTCCCACTACTAACTAAAGAAAAATGGCTATCTTTTTTTATTTGAAAAGATTAGATTAATTGAGATATGTTCAAGGAATTTTAAAAACACTGCCAATTCAAAAAGCTATTAATATTAGAAAACATTCATGAATTTAAAATATATTCATggatttcataaaatgcttgcATATCAAATaaattttcaaattttaaaaatattggcaaaatATACAAAATGATCCTTAACTTTCAAGATATCCATGATTTAATAAATTTTAATGAATCTGAAAAAAAgggaatttaaaaaatgttttttCTTAATGTGCACAAATTTTATTAAGCGCTCACGAATTAAAATGCGAAtaactaaaaagaaaataaaaacacAAATTTAATAAATATGAAATCAGAAAAAAGTAATTACAAAAATGTTTTGCTTCCTAATGTGCATAAATTTTAATAAGCGCTCATGAATTAAAATgtgaaaaaccaaaaaaataaaaacacgAATTTAATAAATAGCGATGAATAAAGTGAATTTTAAAAGTGTTTTGTCTTTTAATGTGGACAAATTTTTAATAAGCACTTAGGAATTAAAATatgaaaaaaaaactaaaaaaggAAGAAATAAAAGTAAACAACACAGAACCGCAATCCCGAAGCAACAGAGCGCTTCAAATCAGGGGGGCTTGGTATCTCTAGATAGATTCCTGTTCCAAGCAGGGTATTCCTGTTCCAATTGATCGTTCTTTTCCGGTATGACTTGTGCACGTATGCTCTCCACATGGCGTGGCAGACTCATCCTCCGTCATGCCCCGTTCTGGCCTTCTGTTTGGCACGTAGTATGCCAGATCAAGTAAGCACAGTATTTTTCAATCAACAAGGCGTTCGAGGCGTGTGCGCGTAGACAGGTAAAAGCGCAGCACACCTCACAAGTGATTGAATCCGACCGAACCGTTGAACCCCcggaaaaggaaaaggaaaaacagGCCAACTTTTCAAGCCGGGAGCTGCCATTTGATTATTTAGGCTTAAGTAGACAACCACCCACTCGCCTCGCCTCGCAGTGGTTACTGCAACAACACGTTACGCGCCCCCGTTTAATTAGGACCGCCCTAATAATTCTAATTAAACAGGTTAACGCACCCATAAATCCCCTTTTTTGACGATAGTATAAGGAATCGGCCAGACCGTGTGTGCAGCGCGGTGCCGTCACTTGTCGCCGTCGCCGGTGGCCGACGGACGCGTGGTGCGATGAATGAACGGACAGACAAGAGCGCGGCGAAACTGACCCGGCTCGCGTTTGCTTAGCATGCAGCGCAACCGTCCTAGTCTAGCAGCACGCGGCGGAGCAGGACCGGGCGCACGCAACTGCAATTCTACTGCGCGCACGCATCTTCGTGCGTCGTCGTCGTGACGACGCAGCCGTCGCGCTCTCCTACCCGGAATGAGTCAACAGGTCGACGCCCGCGCGCGGGCAAAGAGACGCGGCGTGACCTGCCAGCGCCAGGTCAATGAAAGGAACCGCCACGCCCAGACCAGCGCGCGCCTCAAACAGACCACCGGTGGCCAACCAAGCACGATGATGGATGGCCTTGCCAAGGTTATCCCTATCCCTTCCCGGCCCGGTCCACTGGAGACGCCCATGCCACTATACCACTCGCTTCAAGGAATCTCCTCTACGATTTGCCTCCAGAGACAGCTCAGTCCGCAGGCAAAATCCCACATAAAATCTGCAATTTTTCCTTCACCGAAGACTGCAAATTATACTCTAAAATCATGAACAAATCAACTGGCCGAGGAAGCCACGTAGCAACGGAGCAAAGTCGTGTAGGGTCGCTCGCTAGCGCTAAGAAACCGCTCAGTCGCGTCCAAAAAGCCAATTTTCGTCCATTAAACCCAAAATTGACGTCGGTGGGCCAAATCAGCGCGCTAGGGTGCCCGTGGGCGCCAGGGAAAACGTTTTTGGCGCGAAAAGCCCGATGGACCCGCCGAGTCAGCGACCAGCCGCGTCTCGTCTTCCTCATCGCCTCGttttcccgcggggaatcaatgccaaggctgccgccggtcagcctttcattgattcctcacgggcggcgcagtgaTGGTGCGGCGACGCGCCCCTCTCCTCCCGCCATGCGTACACACGTCTGCCACCCCTCGGCCGCTATAAAAGCCGCCCCTTTGGACGCACTCTCCTTCGCTCGCAGTCCTTCTCTCGCCGCCGACGCCCcatctcttctctctctctctcttctctccccgCCTACAGCATCTACAACTGCCGATGGGAGAGCGATGGAGCGGCGaccaacggcttcggccgccgccatcTGCACGAGTGGGAGGCCTACCTCCTCCATGAGGCCAACTACCTGGCGCCGCCTGATATGCGCGTGCCAGGGCGATGGAGGCTCAGCGCTGGAGGTGTCCCCGTCCCCCCGCAGCCCGACGCCGACCGCTTCCACGGTGAGATCGCACATTCGGGCCTCCCTGCTGGAGGAGGTGCGGGGCCGCCCGGAGTACGCACAACCACGCGCAGTGGGCGGCGTACTTCCGATGCCGCCACAAGGAGTAGCTGACCTCCACCAACAATGCGCTGGTGAAGGGGCGCCACAACACCGACGGCCGCCGCCTGTGGTGGGGCGTCCTCGGGCGCACGCTCCACTTCGTCCTCGAGCACCTCGACGGCGGCAACGAGCCGCCGCTCGAGTACCCGGCGGCCCCGGCCCCGGTCCCCCACTGGAGCGGCGGCCCTTGGCTGCCGAGGCGCATGGCGGGcgggtcctcctcctcctcccgctcctccgGTTCGCCAGTGCTCGCCAACGTCAAGGTCGAGCCCGTGGAGACGCCGCTCGAGCGACGCACCGGCGGCGGCgccctcgtcatcaacgagggcggcgGTGGCTCCTCTGCTCCCTCCTCACGCCTCGTCAAGCCGAAGATGGAGCGAGGGCTTGTCGCCGTCATGAGCGAGCACGACAACATGGCCGCCGCCGATGAGGCCACCATGAAGTGGGCGCGCGAGGACTACGTCCGGCTGAAGATGGAGCGCCAGCGCCACGCCCTCGAGGATATCGCCGCTCGGCACCGCGGCCGCGACGAGGGCGGCGTTATCGTCCTCGAGGACAGCGACGATGAGGCATCGCCGCCAGCCAAACCCGTCCGCCATGGCGACCCAGGGCAGTGGTGCAGCAGGGACGGCGGCAGCGtgaaggaggaggacgacgacggcgGGCGGCACTAGTAGTGAttgttttcttattttgttttagATTATGTTTTCGATATGTAAAAAAGCGATGGAACGCTTAAATTTTGCCGAATTCTGTGTCTTGTTTGGCCGAATTTTGGCCGAGTATGTTTTAAAAAAACTTTTAAAAATGGCGCCTGGGCAGCGGCTGGGAAACCGATCGCGCCCACGCCGATTTTTCAGCCGGCGCGCCCCAGATGCTCTAACAGCCAATGTGCTGTGCAGCATGTTTTGCCAATCTGGCCGAGGTGGACAGGAACCCACACGGACAGCCTGTTCCCACCCACATGGCAGCACTCACAGGTCGCTTAACAACTTGCAGCTGCCAGTGATGCCAAAACAGAGTATGGATTACCCAAATCAACCTGCAGCAAACCTACCCTTTACCAAGGAAACCTGTGACTGTTGGCAAAAGATGACAGATGCAATCAATTGCACACTCCAGTGTTTTCTGCACGACAGCAACGGCTTCACATGTTAAGAGGATTAAGACACTTGACCAGAAAAACGGATGGCCCCTGCCAGCAGCGAGGCAGGCAGGACATGAACCCACCGAGTGCACATGTACTGCAGTAAATCATCAGCAAGAATAAATGATGATTATAATAATAATGTACACCACAATGTAACAATGAGAAACTGCTGCGAATGTCACTCAGTCTGTAATCTACAATATATTTTCTGAGTTCATAAATCAATCATGGAAGCAATGAATCAACAAGAGACTCAGGTTGGAAGCACATTGCTAAGCTCCTCTTCCAAAAATAAAACAAGCACGCAGCGGCCGACGGAGCATGCGCTATGCTGTCAGGCCCTCCTTCCATTGTTTTGAATTACATGGTACAAAATCATGAACCCAACACAACCGCCATTCCAACTAAGTCAGCCAGCCACTGGTATCAAATACAACCGCTAAGCCACGCTCTTCCCCAAGGGGGGCATCACATATTGATGCAAACACCAGAGGCTACCCACTTTCTCTCATGCAGTTGCCAGGAAGAAGATACCTGTACTGATCAACCTTCTCGAGCAGATAGGCGGGAAGATGAACCGCCGAATACGTACTTGGGATCGGCCCAAGCTTGGCGATGATCTCTTGGAACGTGTACTCCTCCGGAAGCATATCAAAGAGATCAGCCCCTTGGCATATCACATGCTGAATTCTTTTGGGGTTCAAGAAGTAGCTGAATCTGATCCGGTCCACATGGCTGTAGGCTTTCATTTTGAAGACAAAATCATTTATGTACCGAAAGCAAAAGCTGCAGTGCCACCCCGAGTCCGCCAGAAGGTCATCAGTCTGCCGGTAATGGGCATACCTCGTCTTCCCCGCTCGGTATCTGTGTACCGAAGCCCTCCAACTCTTATCATCAAGCATAAATTGAAATGAGTAGAGATAGTTCTTCAGCTGAAGGTGAAGTATCTCGGGCGTATCATCGCACCATCTCAACAGGTTGATTGTATGGCCACTTGGGATCTCATCAACATCCGACATAATCAACAGGTCATCGTCGGTGATTCCGGCGATCTTTAGAAGCTGGTCAAGCGCGACTCTCTGATAGGATTCCTCCACAAATGGGTTCTCCCCCTTCACAAACCTTCCGCCTATCATACCATAGGTCAACCGTGATTCAGCAAACTCAAACTTTTGGCGGTTTTCCTTGAAGTGGAGCTTCTTTTCAAGGCCAGTAAATGTTGAATTGGACTCGAGCAGCACAAATTCTGACACATACGGGCTAAGCTCGTGCCAACGGATATCAAGAATGTCAAGCTCGTTGCTGAAAAGCACCGCGTCAAAGACACGCCGTGGAGCCTCCCGGACCTTCCATCCATGCAACTTGCAGAGGTTTGCCATCGAAGCATTTTCATGATAGTAGTGAGGAAGTACTGTGAAAGGCTTCGGGGGCTTCTCCCAGATTGGTCTGAGGAAATAAGTGACCTTCTGGCCATGAACATATATGACAAAGATTATAATCGGCACACCAATCAGCAGGAACAGAAGGGCCTTTAAATCAAACCCCCGAAGTGCACACTTCAGCCTTGACATGCTCAGAACAGCCTTTGAACCATGCTGCAAATGAATACAGAAAACCATGTGAGAAATCACTCAGGCAATTGAAGTCACAAGAAGCACGAAATTGAGCTGAAAAAAAATATGCAAGTAAACACCCATCTTCTTCACACAACTATTTGAACAACAAAAGACTGTACAAACTGCAGGGATATGGAGCACACACTGATTTAACTAACTTAGGACGCCAATTCTATTGTAAATCAATTAGTAAAGCTTACGGTGTATTGCATAACTGGATTTTTTGGCTAAAGAGTTACTAATTTGTTCAGCGCAAATTGGATGGCTGTAGATGAAAACAGGGAAAACTTTAAAACCCACTCAACACGGGAAGCACAAAATCAATGTTACATTATTACTCATGGAAGCACAAAATCAATGTTATGTCATTACTCGTGGAAGATCAACCATGGCAGGAACAGGTATTCAAGTCGATTTGTGTTTATTTTGTTACTATACAAAGAAAATCAGAGACAGCATAATTCAGATCAACGGTAAGAGCAAGCTGCATACTACGTATCTCTTAACGAACTCCTTTGTAGTCTACTTTCGCAGCATGAATCCTCAGCGTGACCTGGCCCTTTTACTAAAGGTGGATCGTTTTCACGGCCGCAACTCAACCGGTTAAAGAAAAGATTCCAGGATTAGACGGAACCCAAATTCGGCCAGCTCGCGAGATTCCACCAGCACCAGAAGCAGCATCAAAACCTGGGATTACACCTAATCCCCCCATGAGTAGGACCGAAACAGATCAAAGATTCTTCTTCTTGTAAAGCAACTAAGCAAGCATCTCGGACCCGGACTAGGCAAATCTCATCGACACTTGCTCTAAAACAGAAACCTGCCGACGGAATAACAATATATCGGAGCGTGATATTGGTGGTGGAATCGAAGCGCGAACAAGAGCAATTGGAGCAACCGAAGCATGAAGCGAGCAGTTTCCAGGCCAaccaaaaagaaataaaaaaaataaaaagaaggaAAAGCAGGGGCGAGAAGGGGCCTTCTCGTGGACCAGGTAATCAATCCACCGAGAGAGCCACGCGGTGTGAGAAAGGGACAGATCTGGGGGGGTGTGGGCGAAGGGACGGGAGCGAGGTCCTCACCTCGCCGTCGCAGATGCCCTCGCAGATTCCGTCGGTCTTCTTGCAGTTGGTGTAGTAGCCGGCGGACTCCATCGCGGCAGCGCGGGCGACGGCGCTGCGACGGGCCGGACGAACGGGTCAGCAGGTGGCCTCGGCCGGGGCGCCCGGAGCGCGGGGGCAggcggaggggcgcgcgcggctCCAATGGTGCTCCGATCGGCCGCCGGCGGTCTCTTGGGCGCCCGGTGGCGGGCGGTGTTTTTGCGCTGGTGTCCTCGGGGTGTTGGCTAATTGTTTGTTGTCGACACGGCTCGGTTCGTGTCTCCGCTGTCGGAGTTCGTACAGGGGAGGGTGTTGTGCGGAAATACGTGCAAATACGAGGGTTGCGGACGTTTGCGCGTGGTGAGGGAGCGGAAAGGAATAgcgagttgaggaggaggaggaggcaagaGCAAGGGGATTATGGGAACCGTGTCTCTCCTCTAATTATAGCCGTTTGGGTGGTGGCCTTGCGCGTGGTTCCGGCTGTGGGTGGGCTGGCACAaggggaagagagagagagagagagatggtcTTTGTTTGTCCTCGTGCTACTATGGATGCTTGGTAGGGGCATCTCATCTCGCAGAGTTTAAAGCCCGAAATTTGTGTCAGTGTCGTGTCTTTTTCTAATCGGTTTTGAcgatttcctttcttttcttttccttccCTTGCAAAAAGGTAATACTGGGACTGCTACGAGTAGAGCAGTATCCTCATCCGTGTTTCGCTACTTGAACTTGTCATATTCTATTCCGAGGGGGTAAATAAAGGGCTTTACAAAAACACCAGGTAACCAAAATGCAGAATTTGCCATGGTATACACGATATATTTGCCATGTGCAAAAAAGACCCCTAAAAAGCAGAATTTGACATGGTCTTATAACCACTTGTTTAGGATTAAAAAATTAGAAAGTTCGCGTTCGTTCACTCTCAAGGGAGCCTACAAAACGAAGCATTTAGTCGTTCGCTCGGGCAGAGAGAGCCAATGCTTTTGATATTTGGGCATGGAATCCGACACACCTCATAGCGGTCCGTCAGAAAATGTTAACACAAAGCGTCCGATgaaaatatgctctagaggcaaataataaaatagttattattatattttcttaatcatgataaaggtttgttattcatgctagaattgtatttaccggaaacttaaatacgtGTGTGGATAGATAAAcaaaataccgtgtccctagtgagcctctactagactagctcgttgatcaaagatggttaagatttcctaaccatagacatgagttgtcatttgataacgggatcacatccttagaagaatgatgtgatggacaagacccaaccgttagcatagcatatgctctccccgcaaaaaaaagcATAGCATATgctcgttcagtttattgctactgcttttgGAAGGATCGATACGgccgactagagggggggtgtgAATAGGAGACTATAAATTTTAATCTTTCTTGTCAAtttaaggcttagcggataaaTAGGGTTCACTacatatgcaactaggtgaatgcaacctatatgacaagcaagctcCAAGCTAAAAATGCTAGGCAACAATCTAAgtagcaagccaacaagcatatAAAGCAAAGTAAggtgcgggaaaggattaaccacaagtgagacgaggacgcgaattttatcccgaagttcactcttccttggggaagagctactctccaCTTGGAGCAGTGTcggagccaaagcttgcggaacgccaccgaaggctcaccgtaatctccttcgagtcacccccaacggatgagcctcgaatcactcggggttggtcttgaaggcgaccaccacacatTTACAAACTTCTCTGGGGCACAGCACAAGCAAGGAATcttccggaggaacctctaaccgcctaggagcccaTGCTCCAAGAGtaactgatagaggcaaaggtgtcccgtctttcgatgagatgatggatatcgctttggtggaagtcgactttgacgatccgactacgaacgtgcgatgacgtcgcgccttagcaatcgctaaaccaactctgagaggttattgaccacgccggagcacgatcaacctgaccacgagggtctgtttcctgcgagcaaacgaagaacaagcaagaaactgagattgcaatctggatattgcgaatataagatgaaagctttattgatcaaggtggggttctgtgacgcctttgtctggtcgttgaacacaaacgaagtacgcgaagttgtagctatggcgaacttttaatctaaacaaaacctaaagtctaaacgacgccctaagggctgtatatatggaggaagaggggggaatttcgtggcccttggggaaggggtccgaaaccaaccctatctcttgtttccccacacatacggactctaaaaacagcctatgctcaagtatttcaaaattgccacatgggcctggcccaataataaggtgacgcggcacctagaatagcctctggacgaaagttatgaagtagcatcttgtatatttcgtccaaggcttcatgcacgcattatggtggcttcaacgtcctgaaatcatcacttgtaactccgttcttgttccccatgtgcatgccatcatctccatgcttgttcttgctccaatgttcatccttctcaaagctaggcccttcatttgtaagcaaaacaaatgtatccaatttaggcagcatcatattctcatgaacattagaatcattaccaagaaacgaaagtacctggtaatttaattggcgtgcgtgagctctagtaattggtacagtatgtatagcagcaggggctgtgggtgtaacaatggtattgatgtcctcatcagtaacaagtcaatggggaagaaatgttgcggggaacgcgatttggtttggtcaagatgtagatcgggtcttgctctcccaataCTCAAAGTTTCAACAAGTTTGGGTGGAGGGATAGAGAGTATTGAGCAAAATGAGGTGTAGCAATGGTGGAGCTCAACAAGACTTAGGGTTAGggatggaggaagaagaaggggggaTTTTATAGTGATTGCCCTGGGGTGGATGtttctgcccgttggaccccATGTGCACGGGctaagtcagccccgtgcgcacggggtacccagAGAGTTACgcagtaccccgtgcgcacgggggttcAAAGACCCCGTGCATACGGGGTACCCAGTAACTTTCTGTCATAAGCTTTCTGAGTACCACATGCACGCACACTAGGATTTTAGGTGGTAGGAATAGGTAGGCTAGTGTATATGGTTCGGCAATGGCATTCCCACACAACTTTCATCCACACaaacccctcttaatagtgcggtcTTTCCTACGACTCGAAGCAAACAAAAAATTAAACCTTCGATTCGCCGAAAGACCACGCCTTTGACCTTTTTGAATTGGGGGGTCGCACATCTCCATCACGAAGCACTTGGAACCAATATCCTGAGATAAACTTTAGTAACCGATATTAGTTCaactaaccacattgtcatcacaccaaaatatagTATAAGTGCcacttgcactttcaatctccccctttttggtgcatTGATGACAACGTGGTTAGAGAATGGCATAGAGGATATAAATATTTGAATAGCCATGAGACAAAGAATGATCATGGTAGCTCCCCCTATATGTGTGCGCGGATAAAATGAATGCTTGAGAATGCATCAAGTACAGACATAGGAGGCTCCCCAAGATCATTATTGTCAAGACATGAGATCAACATAATAAACCTATAACGGTGGCTAGATCTCATGAATTGGTGTGGTGAGCAAAAATCATGAGACACATAATAAGCATAAGCACGATATGATCATAGCATTAGGTCCAATAAAAAAGCTAGAGTCTCACGAGCATAAACGAGTAGCTCACAACCACACAAGTGGAAAGCAATAAAAGAGTATCTCAAGCCAGCTAAAAACAACCAACAAAGAGAAACACGAGGCTTGAGATCTCAACACACACTCAGAACACCAACACCCGccacttctccccctttgtcatcaagacAACAAAAAGGAGACAAATGGCGACACACAGACCCACTAGACAAGAGGAGGAGCACTCGaggcatcatcatcatcatcatcatcaaagtGCCATCCTACCATCGGAAAGGACCGAGCAGTGGCCTCACTGTCTCTGTCCTCAGACCCTGGGCCGACCTCCACACCAGCTGTAGCCCTTGCTGCCTTTTGCTCACGCCTCAcaagcttctccttgttgatCTCCTTAATCTGATAGTGCTGGATAGACTGGCACATCTTGAACATGTTGCTCAAGGTCTTGAACAAGGACTTCTTCTCTCCTCTGGCGAAAACGGCCTCAGAACCAACAGACTTGGCCTTACCATGAGGGATCCGGGCAGTGGAGGACATGCCCGGAGTGAATGTGGCACGATCCTCAGGCATAGGGTTGCGCCCCTTCTTGATAGGCACATATGGTGCAGGAGCAGCTAGAGTCCAGTTGGAGTTGCGCTTGGGGATAGAAGTCTTGTACTGAGCAATATACTTAGTTGGGCAGACGGACTCAATCAATGCCTGAATGAATGGAGCATAGATCAAGGACTTGTTCTCTTGCACACACTGACGGAGCTCATAGAACATGAAATCCAGAACATCCACCCTCTTCTTCTGATGCAGGTACACAAACAAATCCAACATGGAACTCCGAATGTTGTGGGAATCACCGGCCTTAGGAGTGAGTGTATACCTCAAGATATGGCGCATAGTGTCATAGAGAGGCACAAGGTCTTTGATGGACCCGATGACAAACGACTTCTCCTGCTTGTAAGCGAATGCAATCTCATCCTTAGTGCATTGCCCACTTTCACGAACCCTGCCAAACTCATCAGATGCAGCCTCTTCATCAATGAATGGATACGGAATGATCTCAGAAAACTTTGCCATAGACACAGAGCATCAATGAGTCTCGGACATCCATGTGAGGGTGCGAGCAGAGTCATTGGAGAAAAATAAAGTGGTAAAGAACTGCATCGCCAGATCCTCATTGT
The sequence above is a segment of the Aegilops tauschii subsp. strangulata cultivar AL8/78 chromosome 6, Aet v6.0, whole genome shotgun sequence genome. Coding sequences within it:
- the LOC109758585 gene encoding uncharacterized protein, encoding MESAGYYTNCKKTDGICEGICDGEHGSKAVLSMSRLKCALRGFDLKALLFLLIGVPIIIFVIYVHGQKVTYFLRPIWEKPPKPFTVLPHYYHENASMANLCKLHGWKVREAPRRVFDAVLFSNELDILDIRWHELSPYVSEFVLLESNSTFTGLEKKLHFKENRQKFEFAESRLTYGMIGGRFVKGENPFVEESYQRVALDQLLKIAGITDDDLLIMSDVDEIPSGHTINLLRWCDDTPEILHLQLKNYLYSFQFMLDDKSWRASVHRYRAGKTRYAHYRQTDDLLADSGWHCSFCFRYINDFVFKMKAYSHVDRIRFSYFLNPKRIQHVICQGADLFDMLPEEYTFQEIIAKLGPIPSTYSAVHLPAYLLEKVDQYRYLLPGNCMRESG